Genomic DNA from Triticum dicoccoides isolate Atlit2015 ecotype Zavitan chromosome 4B, WEW_v2.0, whole genome shotgun sequence:
gcaatgggagaagtgcttagctttgggttcaatcttgtggtgtcctttcccagtgacagcaggggcagcaaggcacgtattgtattgttgccatcgaggatgaaaagatggggtttatatcatattgcttgagtttatccctctacatcatgttatcttgcttaatgcgttactctgttcttatgaacttaatactctagatgcaggcaggggtcggttgatgtgtggagtaatagtagtagatgcagaatcatttcgatctacttgttgcggacgtgatgcctatatacatgatcaagcctagatattctcataactatgcacttttctatcaattgctcgacagtaatttgttcaccgaccataatacttatgctatcttgagagaagccactagtgaaacctatggcccccgggtctatcttttatcatataagtttccaatctatctttattttcaatctttactttccaatctatatcataaaaataccaaaaaatatttattttatcttattatctctatcagaactcacttttgcaagttaccgtgaagggattgacaacccctttatcgcgttggttgcgaggttcttgtttgtttgtgtaggtacgagggacttttgaggagcctcctactggattgatactcaaaaactaagggaaatacttacactactttgctgcatcaccctttcctcttcaagggaaaacaaacgcagtactcaagaggtagcaagaaggatttctggcgccgttgctggggagtctacgcacaagtcaagacataccaagtacccatcacaaactcttatccctcgcattacattatttgccatttgcctctcgttttcctctcccccacttcacccttgccattttattcgcccttcttttgcTTGATCTTATGTTtggttgtgtctccatgtgccttctatgtgcttgcatctttgcttgctaaaaatctattgatatggatccacttaaagtgttctacttggatcatcttcgatccttatgcgctcgtgctgaaaccccaactagcctagttgatgggaaatctttagatgagcacgctcattttgtgcatcatcgTTTGTCTGAATAGGGGAAGCTCTTATCATATCAAATAAatggtttgctatgctatgcttggaatctttgtgaaatatatgattttacttgttgctctaagaaccctaaaaacaccttccctacctatgtgagtttaatgataatgaaatcttatcttgttatgcaaagggtgtttatagttactatgatatcgaacaaaatgaagaatttgttgcttttaagggtgcttatgaagttgcttctttgattgaaaagtatggtattactctctatgaatctgaaaattttgacatacttaaatattgctatgaaaactatgctcataatgtctatgccaaagaatttattgagagaatgaccgttgctttggaagaaaataattatatgcatgaatctatagataattatgattccgatgatttgattgaaatatcccttgttgaacatgatgcttgctattcttgtggccttgatgccaatatttatgaagatgaatttgctatagttccttatgttaaacatgagatcgttactattccacccatacttgatagtttctttgatgaaaagcatgattgcaatgatggtattataaattctcttgatgtcagttgtgctaacaatatgcaaaacccaaagcttggggatgctagttttgctatgtctactacttgttgcaatgatcatgattggggtgattcttcttatgatcttgaaaatttatttaagccccatgatgaatatgagattgataataatgtttgcaataatattgaaagtgggtttggaagagtgtcaactttagatcccacatatttggagaatgttcgatCTTATgaagtttggagaggtcatgactttagataatgttaatcccactattttcgaagagtgtcaactttgcatacatgtggatcgtgttaagaatatgttttgtgatagctatattgttgaatttgcttatgatcctacatgtaattattatgagagaggaaaatatggttgtagaaattttcatgttactaaattacctctcgttatgttgagattgctattgtttctctcttcttccttgcatatggtagtttttaattgccttgataatttgtttgcttataaaatgcctatgcataggaagtatgttagacttaaatgtgtttgtcacatgtttcatgatgctctctttgtgtttcaattattatctttcgtgtgagcatcgttgaaatcttatgcctagctaggggctttaaacgatagcgcttgttgggaggcaacccaattttatttttgctcctgtttagtataaaataattcatatagcttctgtttagatgtggttttatgttttaattagtgtttgtgccaagtagaacctataggataacctatggtgatagttaatttgattctgctgaaaacagaaacttttgcgcgcacgagaataattttactaaatcacagaaacgttattttcagttgattattttttcactagatcaatagacaaatttcttaggacttcctattttggtaggatttttagagttgcataagtattcgaaagttacggattgctacagactattctgtttttgacaaattctgtttttcgtgtgttgtttgcttattttgatgaatctatggctagtataggggggtatgaaccataaagaagttggaatatagtaggtttaacaccaatataaataaagaatgagttcattacagtaccttatgtggtggtttttctttcttacactaacggagcttatgagatttcctattgagttttgtgttgtgaagttttcaagttttgggtaaagatttgatggactatggaataaggagtggcaagatcctaagcttggggatgcccatggaacccgaagataatccaaggacaaccaaaagcctaagcttggggatgccccggaaggcatcccctctttcgtcttcgtctatcggtaacttcacttggagctatatttttattcaccacatgatatgtgtttttcttggagcgtcttgtatgatatgagtctttcattttagtttaacgcaatcattgctgtacacaccctttggGATAGACACAAcaagatttggaatttattagaatactctatgtgcttcacttatatcttttgagctagataagttttgctctagtacttcacttatactttttagagcatggcggtggctttattttgtagaaattgttgatctctcatgcttcacttatattatttttagagtcttttagaacagcgtggtatttgctatggttataaaattggtcctagaatgatgggcatccaagttgggtataataaactatcataggaagtgaattggatgctatgatcaatttgatgcttgataattgttttgagatatagaggtggtgatattagagtcatgctagttgggtaattgtgaatttaaagaatacttgtgttgaagttggcaagtctcatagcatgcacgtatggtgaaagttgtgtaacaaatttgttgcatggggtgctcttttgattgccttccttatgtgtggaggtcgggggcacgcgatggttaactcctaccaacctcccccctaggagcatgcatagtagcactttgcttcgagggctactaaaacttttacaataagtatatgagttctttatgactaatgtgagtccatggattatacacactcttacccttccatcattgctagcctcttcggtactgtgcattgccctttctcaccttgagagttggtgcaaacttcgccggtgcatccaaaccccgtgatacgatacgctctttcacacataaacctccttatatcttcctcaaaacaaccaccatacctacctattatggcatttccatagccattctgagatatattgccatgcaacttttcaccgttccgtttatcatgacacgcatcatcattgtcatatttccttgcatgatcatgtagttgacattgtatttgtggcaaagccaccatgcatattttttcatacatgtcactcttgattcattgcccatcccggtacaccgccggacgcattcatatagaatcatatcttgttctagtatcgagttgtaattgttgagttgtaaataaatagaagtgtgatggtcatcattattagagcattgtcccttataaaaaaagaaaggccaaaaaaagaaaggccaataaaaaaaggaaaaaaagaaaggccaaaaaaagaaaataaaaaatggggAAAATGTTACTATATTTTTCaagacttgtgcttcaaagtagcaccatgttcttcatatagagagtctcttatgttgtcactttcatatactagtgggaatttttcattatagaacttggcttgtatattccaacgatgggcttcctcaaaatgccctaggtcttcgtgagcaagcaagttggatgcacacccacttagtttcttttgttgagctttcatacatttatagctctagtgcatccgttgcatggcaatccctactcctcatgttgacatcaattgatgggcatctccatagcccgttgattagccttgccaatgtgagactttctcttttttgtcttctccacacaacctccatcatcatattctattccacccatagtgctatatccatggctcacgctcatgtattgcatgagagttgaaaaagctgaagcgcgttaaaaagtatgaaccaattgcttggctgaaaccggggtttgtgcttgatgggagtattttgtgtgatgaaaatgaaacataagctaactatatgattttgtagggatgaactttctttagccatgttattttgagaagacatgattgctttgttagtatgcttaaagtattactatttcttatgtcaatatgaacttctattttgaatcatttggatctgaacattcatgccacaataaagaaaattacattgagaaatatgctaggtagcattccacatcaaaaattctgtttttatcatttacctactcgaggacaagtaggaattaagcttggggatgtttgatacgtctgcaatgtatctataattattgattgttccatgctattatattacccgttttggatgtttatgggctttactttacacttctatataatttttgggactaacctactaaccggaggcccaacctgaattgctgtttttttgcttatttcagtgtttcgaagaaaaggaatatcaaatggagtacaaacggaatgaaacctttgggagcgatcttttttggaacaaacacaattcaggagacttggagtggacgtcaagcagcagacgaggcggccacgagggtgcccggtgcgccctaggggggtgggcgcgcccccaccgtcgtgggcccctcgtggctccaccgacctacttctcgctcctatatatatccacgtaccctgaaaacattcgggagcaccacaaaaaactttTTCCACCGtctcaaccttctgtatccgcgagatcccatcttggagccttcaccggcgctccgccggagggggaatcgaccacggagggcctctacatcatctccaaggcctctctgatgagttgtgagtggtttaccatagaccttcgggtccatagttattagctagatggcttcttctctctctttgaatctcaatacaaagttctcctcgatcttcttggagatctattcgaggtaactctttttgcggtgtgtttgtcgagatccgatgaattgtgggtttatgatcaagtttatctatgagaaatatttgaatctcctctgaattcttttatgtatgattggttatctttgtaagtctcttcgaattatcagtttggtttggcctattagattgatctttcttgtaagggaaaagtgcttagctttgtgttcaatcttgtggtgccctTTCCCAgttacagcaggggaagcaaggcatgtattgtattgttgccatcgaggataaaaggatggggtttatatcatattgcttgagtttatccctctacatcatgtaatcttgcttaatgcgttactctgttcttatgaacttaatactctagatgcaggcaagagtcggtcgatgtgtggagtaatagcagttgatgcagaatcgtttcgatctacttgttgcggacgtgatgcctatatacatgatcatgcctagatattctcataactatgcactcttctatcaattgttggacattaatttgttcacccaccgtaatacttatgctatcttgagagaagccactaatgaaacctatggcccccaggtctatcttttatcatataagtttccaatctatctttatttgcaatctttactttccaatctatatcataaaaataccaaaaatatttattttatcttattatctctatcagatctctcttttgaaagttaccgtgaagggattgacaacccctttatcgcgttggttgcgaggttcttgtttgtttgtgtaggtacgagggacttctgaggagcctcctactggattgataccttggttctcaaaaactgagggaaatacttacgctactttgctgcatcaccatttccttttcaagggaaaaccaacgcaatgctcaagaggtagcacatgccATTGTGCATGTTTTGTTTGCATAACCCTGCTGATCTATCATGGGAAGATATGCCACTTATGTTTTATAATACTAGTTGACCCGttacgccaaatggcgcagagacctgctgaagacatgttgtcgatgaaaatagtttcatgctgcaagaaccttcaaaTAAATCATGCTATTTTTTAAACATGTTTATTATGTTTTTTAAATAATGGTCTGGGAAACGGGAAACTTTGCATAATATGAATATGCTCAGTTTGAAAATATGGGCACTATGATGAGAGAGTAAAGTTGGCatggttgtatttttttagcaagtttagaAACATGGTTATCATGATGAGAAACCTGGCCATGCATATTTCTCTTGtaaaaaaagagggaaaaagaTAGGAAACCTAAGAAAAAACATGTCTTTATTGTGCATATACGGAGATATAGGGATCAGGAGGTATTAGGAtagcccatatgttatttagcccaACCCACATAGAGCGATGCTTGTGGCCCGTGAGGAGCTGAATAAGAAGCAGCAAGGGGCGGAGCAAGCGAAGACTGTCTATCCCCTTCCTTTCTTTCTCGGTTCGTCGACTGGGtaacaaatggcgcagagacccactGAATCCATGTTCAACATGAAAAGAAATTccatgttttagttgttttagtagCTGGCAAGCATATATGATAACAAATTTAACCCCCTTTAATAAAAAAAATAGAGACTTGTCATCTACAATGAGATATACCTACACATTTTAATTTGGTAGTAGAGTCCCATTTCAAGACTATGTCATATTGAAAAAATGTGTACTTTTCAGTAATCTCCCGTTGCGCCAAATTGCGAACAGACCCACACCATACATGCTTTGAAAATATTCCATTTATCAGTATTGAGCAAGCACATATGGTTACTATTCTAACCACTATATAAACAAAATGAACGGGGGCTTGTATAAGGGTAACCAAAGTTCAAAAGAAAAAGTGTTGTATGTGTTGTTTTTCCAATGATTTGGGTCTTGGAACACCTGAGTAGGCAAGCACAATATTGCAAGTAAGAAAATGTGAAACATTGCTAATAACTTGCCTCATATACATGATAGTTTTGGGTCATACAAGCAATGGGGAAAAGAAAAGCAGTCTATATGTGATGAAGCAAGCCTAAGTCAAATAGATAATGCCCATACAACCAAATTCATTATAATGGGTGGATTTCAGTCCTAAAACTGGAAAGTAAATATGCATAACATAAGTGAATCGTAGAACATGGTTTATACAACTTCATGAATATACTTAATATCCTGGCAGCACCATATCCATACTACTTGAGGAAGTAAATAATCAAATGACAATCACACAGGAGTTGTAGGGTTTTATCGTTTCCACTTTACAATCTGAACAAAACTATATAGTTGATCTGCAAGTAATTACATGACACGACAATGGCTTCGACAAATATCCATCTTTTATGGCacaaacacatatatatatattgattACAGTCAGTAATGAGAAGTGATGGTAGCTCACTCTATAACATCGTCCACACCAGGAAAATATGGTAAAGCAGTCATATCCCATGACAAATATGATATGAAAATCTTGGAAAGAGAACTATCTAGAGAACAAACTTACATGTAAAGATGTGTTATGGCCTATGAAAATGGAATAGTGTTATGTCACACTATTTGGCTATTGCTATAGAAAAGCTGCCGCAGcaataaaaagaaaaactaaaaaattgTGCTTATGCGCAGTATAATGCCTGGTCATCAATATTTTGCATCAAATCTCAGCAAATGCTCTAAATACATATATCAGGAACTTCTTCTAATACTCTAGTAACATAATCTAAATTAGCCGATGTGGAATCCTTCAAAACTAATCGGCCGACATAAAGCCGGTGAAATCAATAACATAACAGAACAACAATTAAATGCTTAGTTTTACTTAAAGGTATTTTATTTACATATCTAAAGCCATCGGTGCCTGACATTATCAAACTATAATAATCAGTATGCCACACTACACATTTATTTAACTTGGAATAAAACTTCAACAAACATATCAACTAATGGTAACTGGTGTATGCCATGCAGAGAAAGTTACACTCTGGCAGAGCAACGCCATGCTAGAAGCTGACAAAAGTATTACAGATTGACAATAAATAATAGATAGCTCCATCAGTACCCACCGTTGTTGGGACTATCAAATTAAAATCCCATATCTGTTAGAAATCTGACAAAGCTTGAGGGCCTCTTAAATACGAAGAAATGACATGTGTAGAGGGGCCATACATACTGATTAAGAAAACTCACTTTTTAGCAACTAGACTCCCTTCTTTTAACGAAGGACAGGTGGGGGCATGGTCATGGGATTTGGGCTCAGGAGCAGTAGGGCTGAAAATAGAGAAAACCACACACATCATAATGATGATGTACTTCGACAGCCATGCATAGAGCAACACATCCTCGGCACCCTTCTCTTTGCCACCGCCAAACAGGAGCCGGTGGTGAGGCGCCGGCCGGCGTCACCTCTCCCACTCTGCCGCAAATCTGTTAGCAATGCCTGACCTCCTCCCACCCTCATATCCCCTCTCCTCTGCAATGGCTCGCTCTCTCCTTGATCTCAACTAATACATTAGGAAATATAAAGAATCAGTCCCTAAGCATCAACTGTACTGATGCAGCAGGCACAGCTTCATATTATGGATTTTAACTTCATCATACTTTGTTTAGAAAAACATTAGAATTTCATCAAAGGAAACAGTTTAAACTTAACTGTATTTGCTAGTCTTGAATTAAATTATCTCTGTGGGATTGGCAAAAATCCGTCACCATTGAAACCAACATATGGCTGCAAATGTTAATATCCTAGAATCTACACTACATGCAGTTAGTTTCTCAATGGTATATATTTTGGAAAACTGAAACAACATGTGCATATTAGGTGAAACTTGCAGGATTATGTGCTAATTATATCTATTTTCCATGACCTGTAGTGTTATGATTCCTTTTTGGTAGATCAATAACGGTTATCCAGTAGCGCTAATACAGAAGAAAGGTTTAAACGAACAATGGTCGGGCAAAGAAACACGGGGAGGTGATTGCTTACATATAAAACACGGGGAGGTGCTTGCTTGCTTCACCTCACCTGAATTTTGAAAAGGTTTTTCTATTATTATTGTGTTGACACTATGACAACATGTTTACGCCAGGATAAAATCTTGTCAAAACTATCTATCTAGTTCAAACAAGATATCAAGTTCAATAATATTACAACGATAGTTTATCATATGCTATATGACATGAAGTTTACACGTTTAACTGGGCAAAACAGAACATACACAGGATCGGCAAAATTTTGCCCAGAGCCTTCCTACTCGTCCtaggcacctccctgcctctctctctctctctctctcccctaatcAGGCTAAAAAATAGACCCAAGTTGTATATGAATCATCCTAATCAACAGCAACATGATTTACATCGTACCTGTAAGAATTTTATAGCTTGCAAAGCAGCCTGTTCATAGGCGGACAATGCCCCCGTACTGCCAGTTGCCCAGAAGAACATCCTATCTGGCGGCAGGGAGACACTGTTTTGGCTCCACCCCAACAAGCACAACCCCATCGTCAATAATCTCCCACACGCATGAAAGAGCGGGCAAACAAACTGCGCCGCCAGGGTCTAAAAAATTGGGATCACAAAAGACATAGCAAGGCACATCCTAGCACATGAAGCAGTATAAATGAAATAAGCAGCATAAGAAACCAAAACAAACAAATAAAGCACGCGCGCAACACCCAGTCAGGTAGCAGAATAAAATAGTAAGTAATATAgagaaacaaaaagaaagaaaacagaaaatggAGGCACAGAACACAAACCTTGACAGCAAGACAGGGAACCAGCGAGCTGACAGATCGGTAAACGACAAAGCAAGTGAAGGCAACGACAACTGGACCTGCAAAACAGAAGGAAGCAGGGAACCACATGACGAATAGTGTAAAGCTATCTATCGCCAGAACTACATAAGTAAGATCATGAAACTAAAATCTGCTCTGCCATTACCTACACAGCCTTTGTATATGTTATCAGATTAACATGTATGGAGACAACAGAATATACCAGGGGATAATTAAGTAACACCAGGAAAACTATTACCAAGGTAATGGGGTTCATAACATACCTGAATGGTGCTATGGGAAAAAATCCATTGTCTACTTCTCTTGAAGCTAACATCTACCCTTTCCCAAGGAATTATATTTCGGCTTTTGAGCGTTACTTCTGAAATAGGGGACAGATTAATTAAGTTAGAAAAAATATCGTCTTAATCATCCAAGAGAAATGGAAGTATGGAACAATATTAGATATAATACAAAACACACTAAATAACAACAGAACTTTAGCTCCAATGCAAACATGAACCAGCGTAAAGACTTTGTCATTAGAAACTTGGCATCTATGGTTTCTGCTTGTTTATCAAGTCCCTGGATAATAAACAACACATCATCATGGAAAGCCTGGTACTACTATAACTCCAATTCAGTATCTTACCTTCCAATTCACTTGTAGTTTTTGCCTGATAAATCATTTCATCCAAAAAATTAACATCCTGAGCCTTTGGTTTTTCCACATATACAACATGTGGATATCTTACATCATCGACAAAATCTTCTTTCTGATGCCAGAGGATTTTGAAACATAAGAACCCTGTTACACACCAGATATGGGCTGATAATAAATAGATGATTACCTTGGGAAGCTCGTGTTGATGGCGTGTTGAAGATGTCTTCCAGCCAACAACGACTGAACTTTTACTCAAGGCCATAAAATAAAGTGCTTTAAATTTTGAATTGGTAAATAGATAGCCAATATGTTTATATTGATCTTCTAAGTACAAATATTCATGGCACAAGGATACAATCGCCACAAACATTTGAGTAAGCAACATAGCGCTTGAAAGAACGAGGAGTTGATCTGCATGTAGAAACAAAGTATAAGATGCTCTGTTTGACACTATTTGATAGTGATAATAGCTAGAATTTGAGCATGGTGGCATCATGTACTTTCATATATCACACGACTGATAACAATACCTTGAGTTAAAGCAATAATTTTTCACACATACACACTTGCATTTTCCTCTGCTCCTCTGATATCTTCTGTCATTGCACCTTGGGTCTCCATGAACCACCAACTTCTTCTATAAAAGTATTGCATAGACGTTGCCATATTAGTCGATCAGACGTGGTAAGAAATAAACAATACAATATTCTTGATACCGATTTAGCTATGCAAAGCATGACCAGAAATTGCAACGAGGTAAGTTCCTAAAGAAGATGCACATCAAAGAGATAAGAGAACTTACATGGGCATCAAAATAATATGATCTCTGTAAAAATATATGCCTGTTGTCTTTAAACAGATCCTTTGAAAAATCTATTCATTAGAACACAGCAGGATCCTATCATTGGATCATTCTATATGGTCCGGGTTTCTTTATTGGAACAAAATATACAGATTGCGCGCCTTTAGCTTGTAGTGCATATCTGTAG
This window encodes:
- the LOC119295640 gene encoding uncharacterized protein LOC119295640 isoform X1; its protein translation is MSSFMSGSWQTLAPSFRCLHSCRSKKLVVHGDPRCNDRRYQRSRGKCKCVCVKNYCFNSRSTPRSFKRYVAYSNVCGDFVVGWKTSSTRHQHELPKKEDFVDDVRYPHVVYVEKPKAQDVNFLDEMIYQAKTTSELEEVTLKSRNIIPWERVDVSFKRSRQWIFSHSTIQVQLSLPSLALSFTDLSARWFPVLLSSVSLPPDRMFFWATGSTGALSAYEQAALQAIKFLQLRSRRERAIAEERGYEGGRRSGIANRFAAEWER
- the LOC119295640 gene encoding uncharacterized protein LOC119295640 isoform X2, producing the protein MLLTQMFVAIVSLCHEYLYLEDQYKHIGYLFTNSKFKALYFMALSKSSVVVGWKTSSTRHQHELPKKEDFVDDVRYPHVVYVEKPKAQDVNFLDEMIYQAKTTSELEEVTLKSRNIIPWERVDVSFKRSRQWIFSHSTIQVQLSLPSLALSFTDLSARWFPVLLSSVSLPPDRMFFWATGSTGALSAYEQAALQAIKFLQLRSRRERAIAEERGYEGGRRSGIANRFAAEWER
- the LOC119295640 gene encoding uncharacterized protein LOC119295640 isoform X3 is translated as MSSFMSGSWQTLAPSFRCLHSCRSKKLVVHGDPRCNDRRYQRSRGKCKCVCVKNYCFNSRSTPRSFKRYVAYSNVCGDFVVGWKTSSTRHQHELPKKEDFVDDVRYPHVVYVEKPKAQDVNFLDEMIYQAKTTSELEEVTLKSRNIIPWERVDVSFKRSRQWIFSHSTIQVQLSLPSLALSFTDLSARWFPVLLSS